ATCACTTTCATGGCTAAATCCTGGCGTTGCCCGCTTTTGAAATCAGCAAGCTGCTTGAGGAGATAAGGTTTTTGTTGACCACCGATATAGGGCACCAAGGGATTTTCACCTTCACCAAACATTCCGTGACAACCAATACACCTTTCCACCACGGCGTAAGGGCCAGGAGGAAGAGGTTCAGGCATGGGAACTCCCCCTTGGCCACCAGACCTCACCGCCTCGATCCAATCACGCAAGGCCTGCTTTTCCTCTTTGGAAAAGGACTGACTTTCGGGGCTGCCGGGCTGGGGCATATTATTGTCCACAAAAACACGCTTCCAAAGTTTGCCATTTTGGATGTACTGGAGAGCCAGCTTTTCATCAGTCCAGTCCGGAGCCGATTTTCCAGGGTGGCAGGATCCACAGTTTTTCTTAAATATGGGCCGAACTGTCTCGAAGTTCGCATCACCTGTTTTCCCCTGGGGTGATCCCGTGGGAGTCACAGGCTTGTGGCGGCCGTCGGGGGTACAGGCCAAGAACGCAAAAAGGGACACCACTGTGAAAAATCGAAAAAAGAATGGGGGCAAATTGGGTCTCATGTCACACCTAGAGCTTTTATAGGTTCCGATTGAAATTGTTCAAGTTGACAAAAGCAACATTCAAGCCAAAAGTGGGTGGCCAACGTCACAAAATGCCCGGCAATATTGCCTGCTTAGGAGACTTCTGTTATGCCTTCATTTGC
This is a stretch of genomic DNA from Pseudobdellovibrionaceae bacterium. It encodes these proteins:
- a CDS encoding c-type cytochrome — translated: MRPNLPPFFFRFFTVVSLFAFLACTPDGRHKPVTPTGSPQGKTGDANFETVRPIFKKNCGSCHPGKSAPDWTDEKLALQYIQNGKLWKRVFVDNNMPQPGSPESQSFSKEEKQALRDWIEAVRSGGQGGVPMPEPLPPGPYAVVERCIGCHGMFGEGENPLVPYIGGQQKPYLLKQLADFKSGQRQDLAMKVMDGFAANLTDEEMELVATYYSRLRFQVPFPQEEIEDLEKKLARGEEIVTNVACTGCHADDVFFRSLNPDWPNLAGQKRSYIFSQLKAFRDGQRPGMLMPNLIKFQDPALTDEDLDALAIYFSRLGLTPQ